The Vallitalea okinawensis genome window below encodes:
- the gnd gene encoding phosphogluconate dehydrogenase (NAD(+)-dependent, decarboxylating): MEIKIGLVGLGKMGANLAKNMKDHHIDVVAFNRTLDKVKEIEESGIEGAYSLEELVNKLVSPKIIWLMIPAGKPVDDTIDKLLPMLDEGDIIIDGGNSKYKDTLRRYKLLRDHGIHLVDAGTSGGTEGARNGACMMVGGDSEVVENLEPTFKALCVENGYGHMGPAGAGHFVKMIHNGVEYGMMQAIGEGFEILQQSRFDLDMEQVSRVWNNGSIISGYLMQMTEQAFREDPMLENILGIVDSSGEGLWTVEEALELQVPASVITQALFTRYRSKQQDTFSGKVVAAQRNQFGGHYIHKK, from the coding sequence ATGGAGATAAAGATTGGTCTAGTCGGATTAGGAAAAATGGGAGCAAACTTAGCAAAAAATATGAAAGATCATCATATAGATGTGGTTGCGTTCAATCGTACGCTGGATAAAGTTAAAGAAATTGAAGAGAGTGGGATAGAAGGCGCTTACAGTCTTGAAGAATTGGTTAACAAGCTAGTATCGCCCAAAATTATATGGTTAATGATTCCTGCAGGAAAACCAGTAGACGATACCATAGATAAACTATTACCAATGTTAGATGAAGGAGATATTATAATTGATGGCGGTAATTCAAAATATAAAGATACATTAAGAAGATATAAGTTGTTAAGAGATCATGGCATTCATTTAGTTGATGCCGGGACATCAGGTGGTACAGAAGGGGCTCGTAATGGTGCTTGTATGATGGTTGGTGGAGACAGTGAAGTAGTTGAGAATTTGGAACCAACATTTAAAGCGTTATGTGTTGAGAATGGATATGGACATATGGGACCCGCTGGTGCAGGGCATTTTGTTAAAATGATTCACAATGGTGTAGAATATGGTATGATGCAAGCTATAGGTGAAGGGTTTGAAATTTTACAACAAAGTCGGTTTGATTTGGATATGGAGCAAGTATCACGTGTTTGGAATAATGGTTCAATTATTTCAGGATATCTTATGCAGATGACAGAACAAGCATTTAGGGAAGATCCAATGCTTGAGAATATTTTAGGAATAGTAGATTCCTCAGGAGAAGGGTTATGGACAGTTGAAGAAGCACTTGAACTACAAGTGCCGGCATCAGTTATTACACAAGCATTATTTACTCGCTATCGTTCAAAGCAACAGGATACCTTCTCAGGAAAAGTAGTTGCAGCTCAGAGAAATCAATTTGGAGGGCATTATATTCATAAGAAGTAG